The DNA sequence CGGACTGGTGTCGTGAATGGCTTCGATCACGTGTGCGAAGTGGCCCGCACCGCCGTCCTTCAAGTCGTCCCGGTCGACGGAGGTGATCACCGCGTGCCGCAATCCCATGGTGCGCACCGCCTCGGCGACGTGCTCCGGCTCTTTCTCGTCCACCCCCGCCGCCGGACGGCCGGTGGTCACGGCGCAGAAACCGCAGCGCCGCGTGCAGATGTCGCCCAGGATCATGAACGTCGCCGTACCGTGTTCACCCCAGCACTCGTAGATGTTTGGGCAGCGGGCTTCCTGGCAAACCGTGTGGAGGTCGAGGCGGTCGACCAGCGACTTGACCTTATGGTACTGCGAAGGCGTGGCCAATCGAATGCGCAGCCACTCGGGACGACCTTCCCGCGGCGGCTGCTTCGGAGCCGCTCCGATCTGCACCAAAGACGCGCCGGCGGCAGCGGGGTTGTGAACTCGGGCGGGAGCGGAAGTGCTGATTTCTGACACGATGAGAATCTCGGAAAGAGAGTGAATCGAGGGCGGAGCGATCAGCGGAGAAATGCACCCGACCGCTGGGAGCTACAGTCTAGCAGCCCTTCCGACAGAGCTATTCCCCTACAGACTTTATTGGCTCGATTTCGCGACCGAGCCCGAAGGGCGAGGCGGCAGCACAGCTGCCGAGGACGGGGGGAGGTGGAAAAGGCTTGCCTTTTCTACCGAGGGGGCGCCCAGCCCCCTGGAAAGAAAAGCTAGCGGGGCAGCTGAAATCATAGGCCGAAGGCCTTTTTCAGCAACCCGCTAGCTCGATGTCCAAGCCGACGTCGAGGGCCGGCGCGCTGTGGGTCAACCAGCCGACGGAGAGCAAATCTACCCCGGTGGCGGCGATCTCGGCGGCGGTGTCCGGCCGGATGCCGCCGGATGCCTCGATCACCGTCCTGCCCCCCGTGCGACCCCGGACCCGGCTCACCGCCTCACGCAGTTGATCGAGGGACATGTTGTCGAGCAGCAACGCCTCCACGCCGACTTCCAGCGCTTCGTCCAACTGCTCCAGATCATCCACCTCGACCTCGATCTTGACCAGGTGGCCAACCCGGGCGCGGGTCCGAGCCACCGCCGCCTTCACCCCGCCGGCGAGGGCCAGATGGTTGTCCTTGATCAACACCGCGTCGTCCAGGCCGAAGCGGTGGTTGGCGCCGCCGCCCAGCCGCACGGCGTGTTTTTCGAGCGCCCGCAGACCCGGTGTGGTCTTGCGGGTGCACACCACCCGGGCGCCGTGGCGCTCCACCGTCGCCACCAGGTCGCGGGTGACGGTGGCGATGCCGCACAGGCGCCCCAGCAAGTTGAGGGCGACCCGTTCGGCGGCGAGCACCGCTCGCCCTTCACCTGCCACCCGGGCGACGGCCCGGCCGGCGTCCGCGTCCGCACCGTCCGGCACCAGAATCGAGATTTCCGCCGACGGATCGAGCAGCCGGAAGGTCCTGAGGGCGACTTCCAGTCCGGCCACCCGGCCGGCACTTCGGGCCGCCACCAGCGCCCGGGCACGGGTACCCGGCGGCACGATGGCATCGCTGGTGAGGTCGCCGGCGCGGCCGAGGTCCTCTTCGAGGGCGCGGCGCAGCAGCGGTTCGTAGAGCAGCGGAAAGGGCAGCGTCACCTCACTCACCGGCGGCTCCCTCGCGGACACGACCGCCGGAGCGGGCATCGATGACTTCTTCTCCACGCCAGCGCAGACGATAGGCGAAAGCCGGGTCCACCGCCGGGAAGTCGCGACGGAAATGAGCGCCGCGGCTCTCCCGTCGCCGCTCGGCGGCCCGCGCCACCCCGAGGCCGACGGCCACCAGGTTGCGGGATTCGAGGGCCGCGAAGGTACTCTCCTCGATCGCCGGCAGCTCCTCGGCCAGGCGACGGTACCGGCGCTGGACCGCCTGCAACCCCTCCGCCGACCGCTCGAGCCCCAGGTGTCGCCAGGCCAGGTTGCGCAGCTCCGCCCGTTGAGCGGTGGCATCCTCCGTCGGCGGCCGGGAGGCCGTCTTGCGCACCGCCAAACGCGGCATCGCCATCGGCCGGGGCTTGGCATCGGCCGCCACCCGAGCGCCGAACACCAGCCCCTCCAGCAGCGAGTTGCTCGCCAGGCGGTTGGCCCCGTGAACGCCCGTCGAGGCCACCTCACCGCAGGCCCACAAGCCCGGCAGGGACGTCCGGCCACGGGCATCGACGGCCACTCCGCCCATGCTGTAGTGGGCCGCCGGCACCACCGGCATCGGCTGCCGGCGCGGGTCGATCCCAAATCGGCGGCAGGCCTCGAAGGCCGTTGGGAATCGTTCCGGGAAGCGCTCCCCCACGGCCTCCCGCGCATCGAGAAACACCTCTCCGCCGGCGGCGCTGCGCCGGGCGATGGCGCGGGCCACGATGTCCCGCGGCGCCAGTTCCGCCAGCTCGTGTTCGTCCACCATAAAGCGATGGCCGGCGCCGTCGATCAGCACCGCTCCTTCGCCACGCAGGGCTTCCGTCAACAGCGGCAGCGGCGCCGTCGGGTGGTCTTGGCGGGCGGCGAGGGCGGTGGGATGGAATTGCACCATCTCCAGATCCACCAACTCGGCGCCGGCGCGCGCCGACATCGCCAGACCGTCGCCGGTGACCTCCGGCGGATTGGTCGTCCAGCGGTAGAGCTGGCCGCAGCCACCGGTGGCCAGCACCACCGCGGCGGAGCGGTAGAAAATGCGCCGGTAGGGCTCGCCCGCCCGGCCGCCTTCGACCGCCAACACGCCGAAGACTCTCCCCTTCTCGACCACCAGATCGAGGGCGAAGGTGTGCTCCGCCACCCGGATCCGTGGATCCGACCGCACGGCGCCGATCAGCGTGCGCACCAGTTCGGCGCCGGTGGCGTCACCGCCGGCGTGCAGGATGCGCCGCCGGCTGTGGGCGGCCTCGCGCCCCAGGGCGAGGGGTGCCTCGGCACCCCTATCGACCCGGTCGAAGCGCGCGCCGAGGGCGATGAGCGAAGCGATTCGGGCCGGCCCCTCGCGGGTCAGGATGTCAACCGCCGCCGGATCCGCCAGTCCCCCGCCAACGGCCAGGGTGTCGGCGCCGTGGAGTTGCGGCGAGTCGTCTTGCCCGACGGCGGCGGCGATGCCGCCCTGGGCCCAGCGGCTCGAGCCACCCGCGCCGAAGGCCGTCTTGGTCAACAGCGTCACGGAACGGGCGGCGGAGCCGAGAGCGGCGCTCAAGCCCGCGACACCGCCTCCGACCACCAGAACGTCGCAGCCGCGCACTTCGTCGGCGTAGATGGGATCCCGCCCCTGGGTCGCCGCCTCGATCGATCGCGTCATCGGCCGGCTCCACGGCCCACCGCCAGCATGCGCTCGACCGCCCGCCGGGCGTCCGCCGCCACCGCCGGGTCGACCTCTACCCGATGCCTCATCTCTTCCAGCGAGCGCAGGATCTTCGGCAGAGTGATGCGCTTCATGTGCGGGCAGAGGTTGCAGGGACGAATGAACTCCACCCCCGGGTGATGCACCGCCACGTTGTCGCTCATCGAACACTCGGTGATCATCACCACCCGCCGGGAGCCGCTCTCGCCGACGTGGCGGATCATGCCGGACGTCGAGCCTACGTAGTCGGCCTCCGCCAACACCTCCGGCGGACACTCCGGATGGGCCAACACCTCCAGGTGATCGAAGCGCTCCCGGTAGGCGCGAATCTCGTCCGCAGTGAAGCGCTCGTGCACTTCGCAGTGGCCCCGCCACAGGATGACCTCGACGTCCGTCTGGCTCGCCACCCACTTGCCCAGGAACTCGTCCGGCAGAAAGATCACCCGCTCGACTCCCAGGGACTCCACCACCTCCACGGCGTTGGCCGAAGTGCAGCAGATGTCCGACGCAGCCTTCACCGCCGCCGAGGTGTTGACGTAGGTCACCACCGGCACCCCCGGATAGCGCTGCCGCAGCAGATGAATATCCTCGGCGGTGATCGAGTCAGCAAGGGAGCACCCGGCCCGCTCATCGGGGATCAGAACGGTCTTTTCGGGACTCAGGATCTTGGCCGTCTCGGCCATGAAGTGCACGCCGCACAGCACGATCACGTCGGCATCCGTCTCGGCCCCCTTCTGGGCCAACGCCAGGGAATCGCCCACCACATCCGCCACCCCGTGGAAAATCTCCGGCGTCTGGTAGTTGTGGGCCAGAACCACCGCGTTGCGCTTACTCTTGAGGCGCTCGATCGCGTCGATATGGGGCGCGAAGACCGGCCACTCCACCGCCGGGATGACGTCCTGCACAAGGTCGAACACCGGCGCGGTGCGGCGCTCGACGTCTGGGGTGTAGGCGAGGGTGGTCATGGCTGCTCCTCCTGGGCTCAATGCCCGCATGATCGAATCGATCTGCTGATGCCTGGATCGAATTATGCTCAAATCGAGTATTAATGAGGGCCAAAAAATGCGCGGCCGAAACAAAGCGGTTGTTAACCGCCGACCGCTACGCCCCTTATACTACTAGTGAGTATATCTATCTGTCAAGGAATGTGCGACGGAAGTGGCATGGGGCATGCCTCAGTCGACGGTCAGTTCGATGCGCGCCGGCGCTAGGCAGCGCGCATCATCACAGGCCTGGTAGGCGAGCACCAGCCGCGCCACAGGACCGTCGGAACGCAATCGCCCCCGCAACGTCACCCCGCCATGTAGCACCGGCACCGGTTCGCCAACCACCGCCAGCGGCTCACCGGCGGGAATCTCCACCGCCGCCAGCTCTCCCTCGACCACGGACAGACTCACCGGACGCAAGCCCTGGTCCGCGGCGTCCGGAGCGTAGAGATGCCAGCCGGCGGCGATCTCCAGTTTCAGTTCGAAGGCTCGCCAGCCGTCCTCCCCGGCGGGTTCGACCGCCAGATCGACTTCCACCGAACCGTCTCCCGCCTCCAGCGGCGGTGGTGCATGGCCCTCGGCCTCCGCCCGGAGGTCTGCACCGTGCCAACGACGCGCCGCCAGGCTCAGAGTTCGGGCCGCCTGCGGCAGCGCTTCCGCCTGTGGGCCGAAGGCGGCGAGGGCGGCTTCCGCTTCCTCTCGCCAGCGGTCGCCTTTGGGCCCTTCCGCCAGGCGCAACAGATTCAGAATCGCCACCGAATTGGCGGCCGGCAGGGCGCCGTCGAACACATCGCGGCTGCGAAACAGCAGGTCGTCGCCCTCGGCGGCCACGTAGGATCCACCCTCCGGCGCCCGCAAGCGGGTGATCTGCTGCTCCGTCAGTTCCTCGGCAGCCGCTCGCCAGACCTCCTCCGGCTCGGCGGCGGCGAGGGCCAGGAGACCGGCGACAAAAAAGGCATAGTCCGGGAGCATCGCCGGGATCTTCGCCTCACCTTGGCGCCAGGAGTGCAGCAAGGTGCCGTCAGCAGCCCGCAGATGTGCGAGCACGAAGCGCGCGGCCCGCGCCGCCTGGGCTATCAGCACTTCGTCTTCCAGCACCCGGCCGGCTACGGCGAGGCCGGCGATGGCGGTGCCGTTCCAGTCGGTGAGGATCTTGTCATCGGTCAGTGGCCGCGGGCGTTCGGCCCGGGCGTCGAAGAGCTGCTCCATGCCCGGCGCCATGGCGGACCGCAGCTCGTCGACGGACTGCCGCCGCCGCGCCGCTTGGGCGGCTAAGGTCTCCGGCAGATGCAGAACCCAGTCGCCCTCGAAGAATGCCCGACCGTCCAAGCCGAGAAGAGGCGCCAGAAAGGTCCGGGTCTCGTCGTCCAGTGCGGCGGCGAGCTGGTCCCGGGACCAGGCGTAGAAGGCGCCCTCGCGACCCTCCGTTTCGGCGTCCAGAGCGCTCCAGAAACCGCCTTCCGGCGAGGTCAGCTCGCGGGCCAGAAAAGCCGCCGTTTGGCGGATCACTCGCTCCGCCTGGGAATCGCCGGTGGCCTCGAACCAGCGCCCGTAGACCTCCAGCAACAGGCCGTTGTCGTAGAGCATCTTTTCGAAGTGCGGCACCTTCCACTCGCGGTCCGTCGCATAGCGGTGAAAGCCGCCTCCGAGCTGGTCGTAGATGCCGCCGCGGGCCATCTGGTCAAGGGTCGCTTCGAGCATCGGCCGGGCCGGCGGATGGGATTCGAGGGCTTCCAGCAGCAGCAACAGGTTGGCCGGCGTCGGGAACTTCGGCGCGCCGCCGAAACCGCCCCACTGGGGATCGAAGGTCTCCGTAAGAGAAGTGACGGCCCGACCGAAAACCGCCGCCGACGGCGGTGCGTCACCGGCTTCGAAACGCCCTTCGATGAACTTCGCCATCGCGTCGGCGACTTCCTCGGCCTGCAACTCCACGTCCGTTCGCCGCTCTCCCCAAGCGCGGGCCAAGCCGGCCAGCAGGGTGGAGAATCCCGGCCGGCCGTGGCGATCCTCCGGCGGAAAGTAAGTGCCCGCATAGAACGGCTTGAGATCCGGCGTCAGGAACACCGAATTCGGCCAGCCGCCCTGTCCGGTGAGAATCTGGGTGGCGGTCATGTAGATCTCATCGACATCGGGGCGCTCCTCCCGGTCCAGCTTGATCGACACAAAGCCCTCCGCGAGCTGCCGCCCGATCGCCGGATCGGTGAACGACTCCCGCTCCATGACGTGGCACCAGTAGCAGGTGGAGTACCCGACCGACAGGAAGATCGGTTTGCCTTCCTCCCGGGCGCGCTCGAAGGCCTCCGCCCCCCAGGGGTACCAATCCACCGGGTTGGTCTTGTGAAGGAGCAGGTAGGGACTGCTTTCCTGGGCCAGGCGGTTTTCGCGCCCGGGGGTGATCTGGCTCATGGAGTTCTCCGGCGAATCAGGCGGTGGTGAGATCCCGACCGAGAGGCCAGGATAGCAGCCGGCCGGCCGCGCCGAAATCTCCGGATGGGCTGCTAGGATTCGGCCCTCGCACCGCCCGGTCGGCGGCACCGCAACCATCCCCTGGAGATCGTCATGCGCTTACGAACTGTCTTGCTGCTTATCTTCATCTTCGCTCTCTGCGCCGTCGGCACCCTGCAGGCGGACGATGAGTCCAAGGCCGAAAAAGCCGCCGCCATCGCTGAACGGGTGATGGAAGCCCTCGGCGGCGAGGAGGCCTGGGAGTCCACCCGCTACCTCAAGTTCGGCTTCTTCGAGCGCCGATTCCACACCTGGGATCGGGCGACCGGACACTATCGGCTGGAGGGCACCGACCGCGAAGACCGCCCCTACGTGGTGTTGATGAACCTCAGCAGCAAGCAGGGACGTGCCCAGCGCGACGGCGCGGCACTGGCTGGCGAGGAACTGACCACAGCGCTGGAAAACGCCTGGGCCGCCTGGGTCAACGACACCTACTGGCTGCTGATGCCCTATAAGCTCAGGGACCCCGGAGTGAATCTCACCTGGGATTCCGAGGACACCCTCGATGGCCGCGGCTACGACAAGCTGCTGATGACCTTCGGCGACGACATCGGCCTGACCCCCGGCGATCGCTACTGGGTGTGGGTGGATCGCGAGACCGCGCAGGTCGATCGCTGGGCCTACGTGCTCCAGAGCCAGGAGCCGGATTCCGATCCCACCGCCTGGACCTGGGAAGGCTGGGAGACCTACGGCGGCATCCGCCTGGCGCCGATGCGGCAGCAGGTGGGCGGCGATCGCCAGATCAGCCTGGCGCCGATCGAAGTGCCCACCGAGCTGTCGGAAACCCTGTTCACCGAATTCGAGGCCGATTGACCGCCTCGCCCGAGCGCGTTGTCCCGCCCGGCCGCACCGTCTCTCCCCGAGTCGTCTCACTGGTGCCCGGCGGTACGGAGATCCTCTTTGCGTTGGGCGCCGGTGCCACGGTGGTGGGCGTCAGTCACGAGTGCGACCACCCGCCGGCAGCGGCAAACCTGCCTTCGGTGACCACCACCTCCCTCTCCGCCGGCTCCACGCCGGCGGAGATTGACCAGGCGGTGCGGCAGGCCGTCGCCACCACCACCCCGCTCGCCACCCTCGACGAAGGGCTCCTCCGGCGCCTGCGGCCGGAGGTGATCGTCACCCAGGATCTGTGTCCGGTGTGCGCGGTGGATGAAAGCCAACTCGCTGGGCTGGCGGCCTGCCCGACGGTGGTCTCGCTCGCCGGCGGCACCCTCGAAGGGGTATTCCGGGACATCCAGCGGACCGCCGAGGCGCTGGGCCGGCCGGATGCCGCCACGGAGTTGATCGCGAACCTTCGGCGGCGCCTGCGGAACGTCTCCCAAACCATCGCCCACCGCCGACGCCCGCGGTTGGTGGCGGTGGCCCTGGAGTGGCTGGACCCGCTTTTTCTGGGCGGTCACTGGGTGCCGGAGATGTTCGCCTGGGCGGGTGCCGAGGATGCCCTGGTGGAGGCCGGAGAACCGTCCCGCCGGACGGACTGGAAGGAGCTCGCCGCCGCCGACCCGGACGCCTTGGTGATCATGCCCTGCGGCTTCGACGAGGTATCGGCCCGCCGGCAGATGACCGCCCTCATCGGCCTTTCCGAGTGGCGAGCGCTACGGGCGGTGCGCCAGGGCAGGGTCTATCCGGTGGACGCCAACGGCCTGTTCAGCCGGCCCGGGCCGCGGCTGGTCGACGGGGTGGAGCATTTGGCGCGCTTGCTCCACGGGCCGCCTGCTTAGACGGTGGCCAACCACCCCAGAATCTGCTCCTCGATCACTTCCGGACCGCCGCCGGTACTGGACTCAGCCGGCAGGTGGCCGAGACCGAGGTTCACCGCCTTGGGGAATCCCAGGTGCCCGCCGATCGCCACCCGCCGAACCGTCAGGGCCGCCGGCCGGTCCGCCAGCCGCTCTTCGAGGGCGGTCGCCGGGATCATCGGATCGTCCTCCGAGAGCACCAGCAGGGCCGGTACGGTGAGGTCGCCGAGGCGCGGCCCGACGCTGGCGCGGGCATAGTAGTCGTCCGCGCCGGCGAAGCCGTGGCGGGGGGCGACCACCCGATCGTCCCACTCCCGCAGGAAGCGGATCTTTCTGGCCTCGGCGGGGTCGATGGGGACCTCCCGGCGCTCCGCGACGGCGGCGTAGATGGAGCGCAGGCCATTCAACAGGTAGGTGCGGTACACCACCCGGGAGGCGCGGTCGATGTGCCGAGCGCAGGGTGCCAAATCGAGCGGCGCGCACACCGCCGCCACCGAGTGCAGCCGAGGATCGCAGGCCTCCGTCGCCATCCGCAGAGAAACGTGGCCGCCGATGGAATAGCCCAGAACGTAGAGATGGTCGTAGGCCGCTAGGTCCTGGCAAGCCAAGACGCGCCGCAGATCCTCACCGAGACCCGCGTGGTAATAGTCCTCACCCCGGCGATCGGATCCCCGCAGGTTGATGCGCAGCACATCGAAGCCGGCGGCCAGGGCGGCGCGGGCGGCCCGCGTCATGTAGGGGCTCTCGGAACAGCCGCCGAGGCCGTGCACCAGCAACAGCAGCCGGTCGCCGGCGGCCTCGCAGCGGCTCAACCGGCCGGACAAGCGCACCGTACCCAGTTTCGAATCGGCAATCTCGAGGGCCCATTCTGCCGACGGCGGCTCCGGCACCGGCGAGAAGGCGTAGCGCAGGCGCGGCACGACGGTGTGGAAATGGCCGGCGATATTCATCTCGGGTTCACCAACAACTCTTCGCCAAACGCTCAGGGGGTCATCCGGCCGCTACGGCCGTAGGTGATCTCGAATTCCAGGCGCTCGCCTTCCCGCACCACGACCGCCGTCGCCGTTTCGCCGGGCTTGGCGTCACGCAGGATGTAGACAAAGTCGTAGATGTCGGCCACCGCGCGGCCGCCGAGGGAGACCAGCACATCACCGCGCTGAAGACCGCCTCGATCCGCCGCACTACCCGGCCGCACCCCCGCCAGCAACACGCCGGGGCCGCCGCCGGGGGGACCGGCATAGTCCGGAATGGTGCCCAAGGAGGCGCCACTCGACCGGGAGTCGCCGGCCGGCAGCGGCCGTGGACGCTGCTGATAGCTCAGCGGTTCGGTGCGATCCGCCAATTGGGCCGCCAGGCCCGCCGCCAGAGAGGCGATCTGCGCGCCGCCGGCGGCGTTGAGCAACGGCGTGTCGTCCGTGTCCTTGTGGTAGTCGTTATGGGTCCCGGTGAAGAGATGCAGCACCGGCACACCGGCGGCGTAGAACGGCGTCTGGTCCGACGGACCGTAGCCGTCGCCGCCCAAGGTGCACTCGAGGAGCGCTTCGGCGCACAGCGCCGGCACCAGCTCGCCCCACTCTGCGGCGGACTCACCACCCAAGACCGCCAGCAGGTTGTTGCGCAGCCGGCCGACCATGTCCATGTTGACCATCGCGACCAGATCCTCCACCGACCCCAGATCCGCCGGCGGCTGCCGGGTGAAGTGGGTCGAGCCCAGCAGACCGGACTCCTCGGCGGAGAACGCCACCAGGTAGATGTCGCCGCCGGGCCCTTCCGGGCGCTCCATCAGCTGGCGCGCCGCCTCCAGCAACGAGGCCACGCCGGAGGCGTTGTCGTCCGCCCCGTTGTGCGGCTCACTCGAATCCGGACTGAGCGACGAGGAGCCGCCAAAGCCGAGGTGATCGTAGTGCGCGCCGAGTACCACCGCACCGGCGCCGGAACGGCCCTCACCGGCGGGGATCTTCCCCACCACGTTGAAGGCCTCCTCCGTTCGGCGGGTCAGCCGCAATTCGAGCTGGGCGCGGTGGCCGCCGGAGAACAGCCCTGCGCCCACCGCGCGGGAGATCATGGCCACCGGCAACCCGGCGTCGCCCTTGGAGTCCACCCGTAGGACCGGGAAGGAGGCCTCCTCGGGCATCTCCTCACCGTCCGCCGGCTCCGGCAGGTCGACGATCAACAGCGCCGCGGCGCCGTGCTCGCGGGCGTTCCAAGCCTTGTAACGCAGGTCGCTGTAGCGCCGCTGATCAGCGTCGTTCTCGATGCCCTCCGCCGGCACGAAGCGGCGCACCAGCACGACCTTGCCGGCCACATCGAGGCCGGCGTAGTCGTCGATCGCAAGATCCTCGGCGGTGATGCCGTAGCCCGCCGCGATCACCTCACCGGTCACCGAACCGGAGGTGGCAAAGGGCAGCGGCCGGAAGGCATCGTCGGCCAACGACACGCCGTTGAGAATGAGGGAAGTGCCCTCTTCGACGGCCACCTCCACCTCGACCTCGAAGGGCTGGAACCAGCCGTCCTCGCCGGCCGGCTGAACACCGAGACTGGCGAGGCGACCGGCGATGTAGCGACCCGACGCTTCGAGTCCCTGAGTACCGATGCCGCGGCCCTCTCGCTCGTCGTCCGCCAGCCAGGAGACGTCGTCCAGCCAGCGATCCGCCGCCCGGGGCTCGAATACCGGCTCGAAGTCCCGCCAGTCGGCGACGAACACGTTGGTCTCACCCGGAGCGCCCTGGTTGCGGTTCGAGGCGAAGGCGAGGCGGCGGCCGTCCGGTGAAAACATCGGAAAG is a window from the Acidobacteriota bacterium genome containing:
- the nadC gene encoding carboxylating nicotinate-nucleotide diphosphorylase, whose protein sequence is MSEVTLPFPLLYEPLLRRALEEDLGRAGDLTSDAIVPPGTRARALVAARSAGRVAGLEVALRTFRLLDPSAEISILVPDGADADAGRAVARVAGEGRAVLAAERVALNLLGRLCGIATVTRDLVATVERHGARVVCTRKTTPGLRALEKHAVRLGGGANHRFGLDDAVLIKDNHLALAGGVKAAVARTRARVGHLVKIEVEVDDLEQLDEALEVGVEALLLDNMSLDQLREAVSRVRGRTGGRTVIEASGGIRPDTAAEIAATGVDLLSVGWLTHSAPALDVGLDIELAGC
- a CDS encoding L-aspartate oxidase; the protein is MTRSIEAATQGRDPIYADEVRGCDVLVVGGGVAGLSAALGSAARSVTLLTKTAFGAGGSSRWAQGGIAAAVGQDDSPQLHGADTLAVGGGLADPAAVDILTREGPARIASLIALGARFDRVDRGAEAPLALGREAAHSRRRILHAGGDATGAELVRTLIGAVRSDPRIRVAEHTFALDLVVEKGRVFGVLAVEGGRAGEPYRRIFYRSAAVVLATGGCGQLYRWTTNPPEVTGDGLAMSARAGAELVDLEMVQFHPTALAARQDHPTAPLPLLTEALRGEGAVLIDGAGHRFMVDEHELAELAPRDIVARAIARRSAAGGEVFLDAREAVGERFPERFPTAFEACRRFGIDPRRQPMPVVPAAHYSMGGVAVDARGRTSLPGLWACGEVASTGVHGANRLASNSLLEGLVFGARVAADAKPRPMAMPRLAVRKTASRPPTEDATAQRAELRNLAWRHLGLERSAEGLQAVQRRYRRLAEELPAIEESTFAALESRNLVAVGLGVARAAERRRESRGAHFRRDFPAVDPAFAYRLRWRGEEVIDARSGGRVREGAAGE
- the nadA gene encoding quinolinate synthase NadA codes for the protein MTTLAYTPDVERRTAPVFDLVQDVIPAVEWPVFAPHIDAIERLKSKRNAVVLAHNYQTPEIFHGVADVVGDSLALAQKGAETDADVIVLCGVHFMAETAKILSPEKTVLIPDERAGCSLADSITAEDIHLLRQRYPGVPVVTYVNTSAAVKAASDICCTSANAVEVVESLGVERVIFLPDEFLGKWVASQTDVEVILWRGHCEVHERFTADEIRAYRERFDHLEVLAHPECPPEVLAEADYVGSTSGMIRHVGESGSRRVVMITECSMSDNVAVHHPGVEFIRPCNLCPHMKRITLPKILRSLEEMRHRVEVDPAVAADARRAVERMLAVGRGAGR
- a CDS encoding thioredoxin domain-containing protein; the protein is MSQITPGRENRLAQESSPYLLLHKTNPVDWYPWGAEAFERAREEGKPIFLSVGYSTCYWCHVMERESFTDPAIGRQLAEGFVSIKLDREERPDVDEIYMTATQILTGQGGWPNSVFLTPDLKPFYAGTYFPPEDRHGRPGFSTLLAGLARAWGERRTDVELQAEEVADAMAKFIEGRFEAGDAPPSAAVFGRAVTSLTETFDPQWGGFGGAPKFPTPANLLLLLEALESHPPARPMLEATLDQMARGGIYDQLGGGFHRYATDREWKVPHFEKMLYDNGLLLEVYGRWFEATGDSQAERVIRQTAAFLARELTSPEGGFWSALDAETEGREGAFYAWSRDQLAAALDDETRTFLAPLLGLDGRAFFEGDWVLHLPETLAAQAARRRQSVDELRSAMAPGMEQLFDARAERPRPLTDDKILTDWNGTAIAGLAVAGRVLEDEVLIAQAARAARFVLAHLRAADGTLLHSWRQGEAKIPAMLPDYAFFVAGLLALAAAEPEEVWRAAAEELTEQQITRLRAPEGGSYVAAEGDDLLFRSRDVFDGALPAANSVAILNLLRLAEGPKGDRWREEAEAALAAFGPQAEALPQAARTLSLAARRWHGADLRAEAEGHAPPPLEAGDGSVEVDLAVEPAGEDGWRAFELKLEIAAGWHLYAPDAADQGLRPVSLSVVEGELAAVEIPAGEPLAVVGEPVPVLHGGVTLRGRLRSDGPVARLVLAYQACDDARCLAPARIELTVD
- a CDS encoding cobalamin-binding protein, producing the protein MTASPERVVPPGRTVSPRVVSLVPGGTEILFALGAGATVVGVSHECDHPPAAANLPSVTTTSLSAGSTPAEIDQAVRQAVATTTPLATLDEGLLRRLRPEVIVTQDLCPVCAVDESQLAGLAACPTVVSLAGGTLEGVFRDIQRTAEALGRPDAATELIANLRRRLRNVSQTIAHRRRPRLVAVALEWLDPLFLGGHWVPEMFAWAGAEDALVEAGEPSRRTDWKELAAADPDALVIMPCGFDEVSARRQMTALIGLSEWRALRAVRQGRVYPVDANGLFSRPGPRLVDGVEHLARLLHGPPA
- a CDS encoding alpha/beta fold hydrolase; the protein is MNIAGHFHTVVPRLRYAFSPVPEPPSAEWALEIADSKLGTVRLSGRLSRCEAAGDRLLLLVHGLGGCSESPYMTRAARAALAAGFDVLRINLRGSDRRGEDYYHAGLGEDLRRVLACQDLAAYDHLYVLGYSIGGHVSLRMATEACDPRLHSVAAVCAPLDLAPCARHIDRASRVVYRTYLLNGLRSIYAAVAERREVPIDPAEARKIRFLREWDDRVVAPRHGFAGADDYYARASVGPRLGDLTVPALLVLSEDDPMIPATALEERLADRPAALTVRRVAIGGHLGFPKAVNLGLGHLPAESSTGGGPEVIEEQILGWLATV
- a CDS encoding M20/M25/M40 family metallo-hydrolase — protein: MSAEAPPAPASVAPGSLGGESHLANITQLTFGGENAEAYWSPDGEELIFQSSRPPYECDQIFRIAVPELGVGGVAPPEATLVSTGEGRTTCAYFAYPDGERILYSSTDLGDAACPPPPDRSRGYVWPIYDTYDIFLAWPDGSERVRLTDHPAYDAEATVCPVDGSIVFTSTRDGDLDLYRMDFDGKNVQRLTHAPGYDGGAFFSPDCSQIVWRASRPQEGNELDEYRDLLEKGLVRPGRLDLWVADADGENARRITYLETGSFAPYFHPDGDRVLFSTNYGSESPREFEIWAVDVQGTRLERITRSPGFDGFPMFSPDGRRLAFASNRNQGAPGETNVFVADWRDFEPVFEPRAADRWLDDVSWLADDEREGRGIGTQGLEASGRYIAGRLASLGVQPAGEDGWFQPFEVEVEVAVEEGTSLILNGVSLADDAFRPLPFATSGSVTGEVIAAGYGITAEDLAIDDYAGLDVAGKVVLVRRFVPAEGIENDADQRRYSDLRYKAWNAREHGAAALLIVDLPEPADGEEMPEEASFPVLRVDSKGDAGLPVAMISRAVGAGLFSGGHRAQLELRLTRRTEEAFNVVGKIPAGEGRSGAGAVVLGAHYDHLGFGGSSSLSPDSSEPHNGADDNASGVASLLEAARQLMERPEGPGGDIYLVAFSAEESGLLGSTHFTRQPPADLGSVEDLVAMVNMDMVGRLRNNLLAVLGGESAAEWGELVPALCAEALLECTLGGDGYGPSDQTPFYAAGVPVLHLFTGTHNDYHKDTDDTPLLNAAGGAQIASLAAGLAAQLADRTEPLSYQQRPRPLPAGDSRSSGASLGTIPDYAGPPGGGPGVLLAGVRPGSAADRGGLQRGDVLVSLGGRAVADIYDFVYILRDAKPGETATAVVVREGERLEFEITYGRSGRMTP